One region of Erythrolamprus reginae isolate rEryReg1 chromosome 8, rEryReg1.hap1, whole genome shotgun sequence genomic DNA includes:
- the TTC34 gene encoding tetratricopeptide repeat protein 34, translating to MAANEAGRGTEGPSTFWRSQERARDFCQEGDRKLANGDLPLATAFYVTGFLLCSPIAVNKMVALEKKAQANIVTILESWCRGESPIPKFRNHPSNPPPLDVAMAAALLLAFDPHNVTALLFKMAALLKAGHPPLRVASQCDSLLEAQPCVELVLTRALALVLSQTRVEDGIAEYLRAFAESQNETVAFVSHRQSRYVEKIIQACMDCLSLPDDCQKKQLSRGDLCYDFLAAIAPQDLRVCPLQARRLFKQRMYEECMSFSSRALEAFSTSSSPSGQGTLSLLMHRAAASFAIGGHIPEMLKDLIAAFEAHPKLAKNFFEALFSPGEAGRIEKYSWTVLEADFATYKDTVRVRDEVRSNGGQELIPPVLRTLHFLVQITPPGSLRELNVRLADCYLLEGDISASLEVCDHLLASAETTYQNTLLAQRGFCHLHANRRPEALRDFQAILEDLTPHPSSCVKALCGRGLIRAWAGQPYLTALDYLTACGLRFEETGFAIKAYIPWNQRGFLLVNLQEQIQEMLETKEKVRCRSEERLEKPGWLDGLQKDGDSFGIHRLASLLLELDGSKALSRLLCADALYQLDRLEESHQILWVALSKDSEKAPVLARLALLQLKRGRVDACNQYLKTMIDTSNLSCLQGFVKVLKEDDRALWKSHCHTRAATVLKNKPGDAYLKEAIAYLSLAITAAGAKAVDSLLMRARCYGLLGQKKTAIFDFKAILKEDPRNVRALCGKAFIHLALDQKKESTQDLIAALESDSASAVAEIGSLKPDAQVQIHSLLLGHCKGALTDLGGRPPDPLAAEALAKLSKIGASLVEMDNQDSKAHLLWVDLQIARGRPKAALSYLQRTFGQSEASDAINCRLGILQATLGNLNGVHVLATLAGKECKDLQHLMGFLDDNQRLNLAQVAAREAKSMTKDHCPRAAVKYLTLAILASRHNPQYLRQRVACCTQLEDYQNALADIQKVVESHGTNSLKTRVGDFCSWAHLLLTSSDEEQAVKQFIHALELEKSLALSHIFAGDRTEEISKAFLRTGRTYLAVGRYEESWTTVKFGLMVDENNPELQKLKARIKRQANGCKIQ from the exons GGCAGCAAACGAAGCTGGTAGGGGGACTGAAGGCCCTTCAACCTTCTGGAGATCCCAAGAAAGAGCCAGAGATTTCTGCCAGGAAGGGGATCGGAAACTAGCCAACGGTGACCTCCCATTGGCCACTGCCTTCTATGTCACTGGATTCCTTCTCTGCAGCCCGATTGCTGTCAACAAAATGGTGGCTCTTGAGAAGAAGGCCCAAGCCAACATAGTCACCATTTTGGAGAGCTGGTGTCGAGGGGAAAGCCCCATCCCAAAGTTCAGGAACCACCCTTCGAACCCGCCACCGCTCGATGTTGCCATGGCAGCTGCTCTCCTCCTGGCCTTTGACCCTCACAATGTGACTGCCTTGCTTTTCAAAATGGCCGCTTTGTTGAAGGCGGGCCACCCTCCTCTCCGCGTGGCCAGCCAGTGTGACAGTCTCCTTGAGGCCCAACCATGTGTGGAGCTGGTTCTCACCCGCGCTTTGGCCCTGGTGCTGTCACAAACACGTGTCGAAGATGGGATCGCCGAATACCTCCGGGCCTTTGCAGAAAGTCAGAACGAGACGGTGGCGTTCGTGAGCCATAGACAGAGTCGATACGTGGAGAAGATCATCCAGGCTTGTATGGACTGCCTCTCACTCCCGGACGACTGTCAGAAGAAGCAACTTAGTCGTGGAGATCTTTGCTATGACTTCCTGGCTGCCATAGCTCCCCAGGACCTCCGGGTCTGCCCCCTTCAGGCCCGGCGTCTTTTCAAGCAACGGATGTACGAGGAATGCATGTCCTTCTCCAGCAGGGCCTTAGAAGCCTTCTCCACCAGCAGTTCACCAAGTGGCCAAGGGACGTTGAGTCTCCTCATGCACcgagcggcggcttccttcgcaATCGGAGGCCACATCCCAGAGATGTTGAAGGACCTCATAGCCGCCTTCGAAGCTCACCCCAAGCTGGCCAAGAACTTCTTTGAAGCTCTCTTCTCTCCaggagaagcgggaagaatcgaGAAGTACAGCTGGACAGTCCTGGAGGCAGATTTTGCCACTTACAAAGATACTGTCCGCGTGAGGGATGAAGTCCGGAGTAACGGCGGCCAAGAGTTGATCCCTCCCGTTCTCCGTACACTCCATTTCCTGGTTCAAATCACCCCGCCGGGGTCTCTGCGAGAACTGAACGTCCGTCTCGCTGATTGCTACCTCTTAGAAGGCGACATCTCGGCCTCTTTAGAAGTCTGCGATCATCTCCTGGCCTCGGCGGAAACGACGTATCAGAACACCCTTCTGGCCCAACGCGGTTTCTGCCACCTCCATGCCAACCGCCGCCCCGAAGCCCTCCGAGACTTCCAAGCGATCCTTGAAGACCTCACGCCACACCCGAGCAGCTGTGTCAAGGCCCTGTGCGGCCGAGGCCTGATCCGAGCCTGGGCCGGCCAACCGTATCTCACCGCCTTGGATTACCTGACGGCCTGCGGACTCAGGTTCGAAGAAACAGGCTTTGCGATCAAGGCCTACATCCCTTGGAACCAGAGAGGGTTCCTCTTGGTCAACCTTCAGGAGCAAATCCAGGAAATGCTGGAGACCAAGGAGAAAGTCCGTTGCAGGTCCGAGGAGCGTTTGGAGAAACCAGGATGGCTGGACGGCCTCCAGAAGGACGG GGATTCCTTTGGGATCCACCGGCTGGCTTCTCTTCTCTTGGAATTAGATGGTTCGAAGGCCCTGTCCCGCCTGCTGTGCGCCGATGCTTTGTACCAACTGGATCGCCTGGAAGAGAGCCACCAGATCCTTTGGGTGGCTCTCTCAAAGGATTCCGAGAAAGCCCCTGTTCTCGCTAGACTGGCTCTCCTTCAGCTGAAGAGAGGACGGGTGGATGCTTGCAACCAG TATCTGAAGACGATGATTGACACAAGCAACCTGTCCTGCCTTCAGGGATTTgtgaaagttttaaaagaagatgACCGAGCCCTTTGGAAAAGCCACTGTCACACCAGGGCTGCAACAGTCCTGAAAAATAAACCAGGGGACGCTTATCTGAAGGAAGCCATTGCCTATCTCTCTTTGGCTATCACCGCAGCTG GGGCTAAGGCTGTTGATTCCCTCCTGATGCGCGCTCGTTGTTATGGGCTCCTGGGACAGAAGAAAACAGCCATATTTGATTTCAAGGCCATCTTGAAAGAAGATCCAAGAAACGTTCGGGCGCTTTGTGGGAAAGCGTTCATTCACCTGGCCCTTGATCAGAAGAAG GAGTCAACCCAAGATCTGATTGCGGCTCTCGAAAGCGACTCAGCCTCCGCGGTAGCCGAAATCGGCTCCCTGAAGCCGGACGCTCAAGTTCAGATTCACTCCTTGCTGCTGGGACACTGCAAGGGCGCGTTGACGGACCTCGGCGGTAGACCACCAGACCCCCTCGCTGCGGAGGCCTTGGCGAAGCTCTCCAAAATCGGAGCGTCGTTGGTGGAAATGGACAACCAGGACAGCAAAGCACACCTGCTTTGGGTCGACCTCCAAATCGCAAGAG GAAGACCCAAGGCCGCCCTATCGTATCTCCAGAGGACATTTGGACAAAGCGAAGCCAGCGATGCCATCAACTGTCGGCTGGGAATTTTGCAAGCAACGTTGGGCAACTTGAACGGGGTCCACGTCTTGGCTACTTTAGCAGGAAAGGAATGCAAAGACTTACAGCACctgatggggtttttagatgaCAACCAGAGGCTAAACCTTGCTCAG GTGGCCGCCAGAGAAGCGAAGTCGATGACGAAAGACCACTGCCCTCGCGCGGCCGTGAAATACCTCACCTTAGCCATCTTGGCAAGCCGCCACAACCCACAATACCTCCGCCAGCGTGTCGCTTGCTGCACGCAGCTGGAAGATTACCAAAATGCTCTGGCCGATATCCAGAAAGTGGTCGAAAGCCACGGGACGAACAGCTTGAAAACTCGAGTGGGCGACTTCTGCTCCTGGGCCCACCTGCTCTTAACATCGTCGGACGAGGAGCAGGCTGTGAAGCAATTTATTCACGCCTTAGAGCTTGAAAAGTCTTTGGCCCTCAGCCACATCTTCGCCGGTGACAGGACAGAGGAGATATCCAAAGCTTTCCTACGGACTGGCCGGACTTATTTGGCCGTGGGCCGTTACGAAGAATCATGGACTACTGTAAAATTCGGCCTCATGGTCGACGAAAACAACCCCGAGCTTCAAAAACTGAAAGCCAGAATTAAACGGCAGGCAAACGGCTGCAAAATCCAATAA